A segment of the Salvelinus namaycush isolate Seneca chromosome 42, SaNama_1.0, whole genome shotgun sequence genome:
TGGTCAGTTTGCCCTGTTTTGTTATCTATGCCACTTATCATCTCTGTCATTGTGTCTTTAAGTAGCAACAATTCCGACATGCCGCCATCTTCTAACTCTGCAACTTCCTCTCTTTCAAGGAACATCATAATGTGAGTCATCAATGATATGCGGAATTTGTCTTGAACATCTCTTCTCTGTTCGCCTGATATGTCAAGGAAATCACATATCTCTAGAAACttgtctttagtcagggtgtACAATTCTCCTACTACCTCTTCCTGTAGTTCTTCCAAGGCGGTTGTCATGTTGACAGAACAGGAGGAACTTTTACTGTGCAGGAGTTGACTCTGAATTAGATGGTCCTTACTGTCTCTGATGGTCGATCAATGGCCTCAGTTGACACGTACTTAACCACCAACTTCCAGCTCCCCTCGAACAGCAACGCTTTCCTCACTGCAGCCTGCCTGAGTTGTTATGTGGGGATTTAGCTGGCTCGGAATTCAGCGACCAGGATGTGGAAACTGGACATCTGAGCAGCAATCTCAGCGGAGCCTCCAAAAATGTTACGCccctgaaaaaggggagaaatGATCACGAGAGTGATACGGTGTTGTTTCCTCAATGAGACCTTTAGTGCCATCATTTTACAAaagtaacacattttacagaataacagatctacaggAAATAGATAGTTTTGTAGGGTACAAGGCTTATTCAAGTCACAACAGTATACACTGTAATTCACTGAAACAGATACCAATTTCAATATAACTGTCAAGCACaaagctttaactcagtaaaccataactccatttatcaacaggcaataaagtgtttgaaaaaccatTATACAAATAACACCGCAAAATATCTTATTATCAACGCACATGTTCATTCACAATCGACATAAAATGGCAGCTACTCTCAGTACGAAGCTATTCTTCGCTGCAACCGAGCAGGGCTCATATTACTCTCTGCAAACTTAACTAACTTCCTCAAGATGTTATTAAGACACACCTTAAACACTCTTGACATGTTAGCgagttattacatttaaattactctttttttatcatcaataacgtacctgaaaaaggggagaaatGATCACGAGAGTGATACGGTTTTGTTTCCTCAATGAGAActttagtgcaatgagaaaagACCGCGATTTCCCCGggaacttgagtggagaccagagcaatcgatctcaggctcatagattaagagcatttagtagatcacagattaacacttttacccacgacaaaataaatgtaatcaacataacgtttacacattcctctcacaattcgtaccctttgtacgcttgacggattttaacacaattatatgaatgttatcaatctctatcaactaatactgaatgcatgatctttttaaccttagatgttttaagatcctcacatactatgaacttagtaatactttttaatgtataacaggctatgaGTATTTCCTTTAACTTGTCACACAACCACTAATTAAATGGTTAACAAATTAGACCATTACAATTTATTAAACTATTGATTAAAAATAAGCCTCAAAGTTAGTTGTAAAAATATTTAGTAGGCTAAATGGACATTAGCATATAGTcattaaaaatatttatttttatttttacaaaatgTCTGCACAATATGGCTGCAGCAGCGTCTCCGATTAGAGCAACAGTTGTGTAGAGAGCGATtgatctcaattcaattcaaggactttattggcatgagaaacatatgttaacattgccaaagcaagtaaagtagagaataaacaaaagtgaaatacacAATAgaaatttacagtaaacattacactcacagaagttccaaaagaataaagacatttcaaatgtcatattatgtaaatatacagtgttgtaactatgtgcaaatagtgaaagtacaattgggaaaataaataaacacaaatatgggttgaatttacaatggtgtttgttcttcactggttgcccttttcctGTGGCAATAGGTCAcagtcttgctgctgtgatggcacagtGATATTTCACCCAAAATGGGGTTTGTTTTTTAATTCTTTGTGGatttgtgtaatctgagggaaatatgtgtctctaatattgtcatactgtacatttgtcaggaggttttgtgggcagtgttgcacctagcctgtcttctcttgagagccaggtctgcctatggtggcccttctcaatagcaaggcatAGTCAAAACTTTCCTTAAGTttaggtcagtcacagtggtcaggtatcctgccactgtgtactctctgttcagggccaatttgcattctagtttgctctgttttttaaataattctttccaatgtgtcaagtaatgcttttctgttttctcattatttggttgggtctaattgtgttgctgtcctagggctctgtggggtctgtttgtgtttgtgaacagagccccaggaccagcttgcttaggggactcttctccaggttcatctctctgtgggTGATGGgattgttatggaaggtttgggaattgcttccgtttaggtggttgtagaatttaacccctcttttctggattttgatcattagcgggtatcggctctgcatgcattatttggtgttttacgttgtacacagaagatatttttgcagaattctgcatgcagagtctcaatttggtgtttgtctcattttgtgcattcttggttggtgagcggaccacagacctcacaaccataaagggaaatgggttctataactgattcaagtattttttgccagatcctaataggtatgtcgaatttgatgttccttttgatagcATAGAAGGTCCTTGCCTtgtctcagctcgttcacagctttgtggaagttacttgtggcgctgatgtttagatcaatctctctctctctgatcaataGCATGCGTAAAAACACATGCAAAGTAAATATCATGCATGCTCTCTGTTTTGGAAACACTATTCAAACAGGGCACCGAATGGAAAAGGTAGTAGGTTAAATTCTAAATCTGTCAAGTCAACCCAGTGGGTTATCCATCTATAAATAAGATGAGGCTGTATTGTTATGTATTGACTCCTTGTCCCCATCTGGTTGCTAAATAAGGCCAGGTCAACAAAAGAAAGTCATGCAATGATTACTGATTAATGAAGATATTTTTGTATTCCTTTTTTATTTGCTAGTCAAGCAATGCACAGTGTTTCATAGTACAAACAAGTGAAGCAGTATTTTATCAACACCATTCCCCCTGAAAATAGATTAGGTTACTGTGTTCTGACAATAGGCCTAGATAGAATTCTCAAATGCAATGTGTTTAGAGGTTTCTAATACAATCAGTTGTTTCATTAAATCTTACTTTGGGCGGACTTAAACTGACTGTGATGGTGAGAACTTTTAGCTGACAAAGGCTTAGTCTTTGAGCAGTGGGTTTTCTCTAACATTTTACAGGGTCCTGGTGTCGTGATGTCTGAGAAAGCTGTAATGCAAAGCGTATCTGACAGGTTGTATATACTGCTCATCTGTCATCTACTTTAAATGATAAACCTCCCACTCCCTTTTTCCACCgtcccctcttcttcttctcctcctttcgtTTCCTCTCTTTCACCAGGTATGAAGGCACACAGAAAGTAATTGGTTTGGCTGCATGGCTTATCATTCCAATCCCCTTTTCCTGAGATgcatagagatggagagataaaatGAAAAAAGTTAGTTTTATCCATTATTAAATCCCTTTTAGAGAGTATTGAGCTACATAAGTAGCTAAGTAGCCTTGTCCAAGCCAGAACGGCATGAGCCTATCTACTGTTTCTGTACCATGAGGCTTTTGATGTATCATTTAATACAAGTACACCCCCTTGACACTAGTCTCTCACAGGGCCTTACCCTCAAAACTTCAttttaatgctgagtgccaagcaatGAGGACTCTGTCCCCTTTTTGGCATGACTCGACCTGGGATCGAACCCCCAACCATCCAAGCTCAAGACAGTCACTCTAACCACATGGCCACTGATCTATATAACTTAAAACTATGATATTTGTCATACTTCAAATCTCAAACCTCCCACTCCCTTTTCCACAATAGTGGAATTCTGAATACATCAGCATACTGGATTTGGTGCAGCTGGTAGCTTAGCGGGTAAGAGCgttggttcaaatcccagagctgactagttgagaaatctgtcgatgtgcccttgattAAGGCAATTAACCCTAAATGCTCTTGCAAGTCGCTCTGTCATGTCCCCTCTTTCCCTTGCCCCctactcccgagtggcgcagcggtctaaggtactgcatctcagtgctagaggcgtcactacaggcaCTGGtccgattccaggctgtatcacaatcggctgtgattgggagtcccataggtctgcgaacaattggcccagctttgtCCGGGTTAAGGTTTGGTTGGGGtaggggtaggctgtcattgtaaataagaatttgttcttaactgacttgcctagttaaataaaaaaaatactcccTCACTCTCCGCCTGccttccctccctcaccccctccctcccctcccattATCCCTGCCTTCTCTTGCTTACCTTGCCAGTTCATTTCCATGCACTGTCCATCACCGGATGGCTGCCTGGGGTTCTGAAGCCAGGAATAGTAGTTCATGGGGGACCCATCAGTCCAGAGGTAGCGGTGAGGCtatgaaagagagagcgagacagacagacagacagacagacagagattaaGCATAACGACAGAAGGAGTTGGGGGGCATGAACACTGTTGTCCACCTGGTTTTTATAATGATGATCAAGTTGAATGGTGAACACTATGGGGTGGTTTCCTGGATAccgattaagcctagtcctggactaaaaagcagaCTCAATAAAGAAACTCCATCAATAATCATTTTAGTCCAGGtcaatctgtgtccgggaaactgcCCCTATTTAGTCTAAAACCGCCACCTGAAGGGGGTCAGATACTGTAAAACCGCCAAGCCAGATGCGCGGGGAATTTCTGCTGAACCTCTGAGCAAAAACATCCACGTTTTCGTTCTCCAGGGCAGAGTGGATTGATATCAGATGAGCTTTGCCCTTTTGAGAGTGGCAGAAATCCTGTGTGGGTGAGAATGAATGAATGAgaaaatgaaggagagagagttgTCATCATCAAAATACATTTAGAGTTAGCGTTAGACACTAATGCACAACACTGATAACGTGTTAAGACAGTAGAGTGGATACCCTGAACTAGAGTACAGCATGCTGCTTTGAGAGTTAGTTATGGTGGTAATTTTGCGTATCATGTAGAGATACAGAGGTTCACTACGGTATGTCTACCTTTAACGAAAAGAGAcattggtctcaatgggactctcttgcctaaataaaggttaattcaCTGAGAGAACATGGGTCTGTAGGCTAAACCTTAGAGAAGTCTGAATTTACCTCAGCAGATTGAAAGTCCAATTCTTCCTTGAAGTGCTTAACACATTTGTCCCCCAGTTTATACCAGGTAGAATGGTCAGGACATGGGAGAAAGTCCTTGACCTTCCCAGAGACCCGCTTAGGTTCTAAAAGAACAAGGGGAGAACAAGGGAGAGATTAAAAGGACGGATATGAGAGAGAAGCTCCGTCCATATACTCACAGGGCTGGTTTCCCAACCACATGAAAAAAaaactacagtttactatagaatattacagtacttactatagaattccatagtaaactgtagaatactgtggaatactatactacacactgttgtATCCCTCGAGCATGTGTaatacttactatagaattccaTAGTAAACTGTAGTGAACTGTGGAACACTACACTTCACACTGTTGTATCCCTCGAGCATGTGTAatacttactatagaatactgtagtatactgtagaatactatagtaaatactacagtattatccacACAAAAAAACACTGTTGTAAATAGTACAATATATTCCGCAAAACACTACACTTTTttaaactatagtaaatactatcTTATTTGCATATAACCTGCCCATTCCCCTCATCCATATTGCAATTTTtccacccataagtgagaaacctacatgccaattATATACCaaatattgtgttccctacaggttatagaaaagagcagaagcgtTGGGGTCTGTCTTAGACCCCTATAGTATTCACGCTACAGTGAATACTAAAGTATTTACATGTATACTATAGCATATATTTTCTTATGTGGGCAGACACAGAACTTTACATGGCTATTCTAATTTGAGCATGCTTTTCAGTCCAGGATTAGGCTTATTCTGGGTCAGGGTAACCGGCCCTGAAAATACATCTTCTATTGAGAGAATCTACATCAGTCACTGTGGTGTTGAGATGATGAGGGAAGGCTACTGTACCGGTGGAGTTTAGGGCATTGAGTACCATGGCAGACGTCCCGAGTAGCATCATGGCCAGAATGGGTAGGACCTTCATCATGGGATCTTCACTTCTCTTCAGCTGTTGGGAAAAGAGCAaagttattatatatattttataaaggAAACTGGGAGTTCTGATCTGTGAGGGCACCCAACCAGACTCCGGCACACTCAGAGACAAACGAGAAAG
Coding sequences within it:
- the LOC120034676 gene encoding C-type lectin mannose-binding isoform-like; protein product: MMKVLPILAMMLLGTSAMVLNALNSTEPKRVSGKVKDFLPCPDHSTWYKLGDKCVKHFKEELDFQSAEDFCHSQKGKAHLISIHSALENENVDVFAQRFSRNSPRIWLGGFTVSDPLQPHRYLWTDGSPMNYYSWLQNPRQPSGDGQCMEMNWQGKGDWNDKPCSQTNYFLCAFIPGEREETKGGEEEEGTVEKGSGRFII